The Pseudomonadota bacterium genome has a segment encoding these proteins:
- a CDS encoding VCBS repeat-containing protein, with the protein MPASFSFIIFKGDLTFARKISWLYAFTAHINKIALITVLLSACGGGGGSNVRQTPNTDVDFATPVRVGAYSLFTSGSTTAPVQDIFVQDLNNDNKEEVVISGRMSQSATELTNAANQDAKNAAWQNSQISIFGWNASNQLENQTSSWFSGTDNRIIGTEPSVKFGDFNGDDNVDMVVGHSTDMNFLGETIVYTNAGTSSFSRQDYNTNYWTHDVTVHDINGDGFDDVVLGGYGNTVVLKGDVSGTLNKITTDHSGMSGLAAGDFLGNGTVTFVFVDSGGGDAASDTHLYSFTQTGVTTGTFTKLAVLPDPIFDTPAKAPLFDDSDEHSHDIRALPFDFNNDNSLDVVIIGVSTAPLDGRNRTEIQFLKNNGSGTFTDVTATVRVGWDEFVNGDYNPQLRDINDDGLVDILLSSQNSNSKESTRVLLQTIEGKYVQSFTDVFEGFVTDSRANESNKTDGLNTVRFLTGPNGDKFLVTAVTLNDGSNAVYTSKLGDLGGASAQASIALIQQVWPYVTDDVAAQILASTAFTNFEGFDPSVYGAGVIDLEKALLPIGELRMPVDGRSGTVAISGEINGFNLSIFNNVMAVDSLGRMFVVNINSMHTPDIQNHWYDAELTENATRMDYSFDHVVSDGQFNYSPSDESGNFTTGMRNIKLAKDWYFQGQYTQLAHRNPWFHMSGMWGTINSSQTIETVVTHVNDSFMFHVGNMHTITDFNQGLVTAVAPIDSIWGEISWKDAGLRLAVGSMPYVIKGGIDVRIPSTIDQQGVVRYDTFEFDIENEFAAYSSVHFAKTANATTFSVSGYSNTLGFYQTEVEVNFAF; encoded by the coding sequence ATGCCGGCGAGTTTCTCCTTCATTATTTTCAAGGGAGATTTAACTTTTGCACGGAAAATTAGTTGGCTATACGCATTTACAGCACATATAAATAAAATTGCCTTAATAACTGTTCTGCTATCAGCATGTGGCGGGGGAGGAGGATCTAATGTTCGTCAAACTCCAAACACAGATGTAGACTTTGCTACACCCGTTAGGGTTGGTGCGTACAGTTTGTTTACATCGGGCAGTACCACTGCTCCAGTACAAGACATATTTGTACAAGACCTTAACAACGATAACAAAGAGGAAGTAGTTATTTCTGGACGTATGAGTCAGAGTGCAACTGAACTTACGAATGCCGCAAACCAAGATGCTAAGAACGCCGCTTGGCAGAACAGTCAGATAAGCATATTTGGCTGGAATGCCAGTAACCAACTTGAAAATCAAACTAGCTCATGGTTCTCAGGGACCGACAATCGCATTATTGGCACTGAGCCTAGTGTTAAGTTTGGCGACTTCAATGGTGATGATAATGTTGATATGGTCGTCGGTCACAGTACGGACATGAATTTTCTTGGGGAAACAATTGTATACACCAACGCAGGCACAAGCAGTTTTAGTAGACAGGACTACAACACCAATTATTGGACTCATGATGTTACGGTACATGATATAAATGGTGATGGATTTGATGATGTTGTACTAGGTGGATACGGTAATACAGTAGTGCTCAAAGGCGATGTGAGTGGCACGCTCAATAAAATCACCACTGACCACTCTGGTATGAGTGGATTAGCCGCAGGTGATTTTTTAGGCAACGGCACAGTTACATTTGTTTTTGTTGATAGCGGAGGAGGTGACGCTGCGTCGGACACGCATCTTTATAGTTTTACACAAACTGGTGTAACTACTGGTACTTTCACCAAACTTGCAGTGTTACCCGATCCTATTTTTGATACTCCCGCTAAAGCGCCATTGTTTGATGACTCAGATGAACACAGTCATGACATTAGGGCATTACCATTTGACTTTAACAACGACAACAGTCTTGACGTTGTTATCATCGGTGTGAGTACAGCACCACTAGATGGAAGGAACAGAACTGAAATACAGTTTTTAAAGAATAATGGATCAGGCACCTTCACTGATGTAACAGCTACCGTGCGTGTAGGATGGGACGAATTTGTAAATGGTGACTATAACCCACAACTGAGAGATATAAATGATGATGGTTTAGTAGATATCCTATTAAGCTCGCAAAACTCGAATAGTAAAGAATCTACTAGAGTATTGTTGCAAACCATAGAAGGAAAGTACGTACAGAGTTTCACTGACGTATTTGAAGGTTTTGTTACAGACTCGCGTGCAAATGAATCTAACAAGACAGATGGTTTAAACACTGTGAGATTCTTAACTGGTCCAAACGGAGATAAGTTTCTCGTAACGGCCGTGACGCTCAATGATGGTAGTAATGCTGTGTACACCTCTAAACTAGGTGACTTAGGTGGCGCTAGTGCTCAGGCCAGTATTGCCCTAATACAGCAGGTATGGCCCTATGTCACTGATGACGTAGCCGCACAGATACTGGCAAGTACAGCATTCACGAACTTTGAAGGGTTTGACCCCAGCGTATATGGTGCAGGTGTTATTGACTTGGAAAAGGCGTTGTTGCCAATTGGTGAGTTACGGATGCCAGTAGATGGAAGGTCCGGTACAGTAGCGATCAGCGGTGAGATAAATGGGTTTAATCTTAGTATCTTCAATAACGTTATGGCTGTTGATAGCCTAGGCAGAATGTTCGTTGTTAACATCAACAGTATGCATACTCCCGATATACAGAACCACTGGTATGACGCAGAATTAACAGAGAATGCTACTAGGATGGACTATAGTTTTGATCATGTAGTTAGTGACGGACAATTCAACTATAGCCCGTCAGACGAATCTGGCAACTTTACAACAGGAATGCGTAATATAAAACTTGCTAAAGATTGGTACTTTCAAGGGCAGTACACACAATTAGCACATCGTAATCCTTGGTTTCATATGTCAGGCATGTGGGGCACAATTAATAGTTCGCAGACTATAGAAACTGTAGTAACGCACGTTAACGATAGTTTTATGTTCCACGTAGGGAACATGCACACAATTACTGATTTTAACCAAGGTTTAGTTACTGCTGTGGCGCCCATAGATAGTATCTGGGGCGAAATCAGTTGGAAAGATGCAGGCTTAAGGCTGGCAGTGGGCAGTATGCCTTATGTAATTAAAGGTGGTATAGATGTACGTATACCTAGCACAATTGATCAACAGGGTGTTGTACGCTACGATACATTTGAATTTGACATAGAGAATGAGTTTGCTGCCTATTCAAGTGTACACTTCGCAAAAACCGCT